The Alligator mississippiensis isolate rAllMis1 chromosome 3, rAllMis1, whole genome shotgun sequence DNA window actactaccctctgaatctggtgatccagccagttttctatccactttacagtccattcatccaactcatatttccttagcttgcctgcaagaatgttgtcaaggtataccatatccactggtctccccacatccacagagccagtcatgtcaTCATAGAAGCCAAacatgttggtcaggcatgagttgccattggtgaatccatgctgattgttcctaatcaccaccttcttctccaagtgcttataaatggatttgtggagaatctgctccatgatttttccaggggctgaggtgaggctgactggtttatagttccctggatcttccttcccttttttaaaaatgggcactatatttgccattttccaatcatctTGGACCTCTTCTAattgccatgagctttcaaagatgaAGGCCAGGTGCTCTGCAGTCACATTTGCCAACTCATTCAGCACCCTAGGTGCATCCCGTCTGGCCCCACGGACTTGTATAACTATGTTCAGCTTTTATAAATAGTTCCCAAGCTGTTCATTCACCATAggtggctgctcacctcctccccaaactgtgacATAGGGCCGAGTGTGGGCTGTGCAACGTTCTTCGGTGGCACCTCTTCACCTCCACcccagacttcagaaaaacagaattAAATCCAGAACTGCAATCCAAAAAGCCACTAAAAGGCTACCTAATCCTGGGGATGCCTAAACTGCCTAATTGCCTTCACTTATTTTATTTAGAACAACTCCAGCCTGAACTAGAGGTTTATGTGGGTTTTGTATTTGTGCactcactcttatgcgatgaccctttttatactccAAATtagttatatgcaaggtaaatttactCTTATGCGATTGTCATTGGcatactccccccctcccccaagcaggtaagtctgtgggaggagcggaaagggctgtggggctggggccccactcaccccagtcaCTGCTAAAGCTGCTCTGGGagtggccagtgccagctgcctgcaaccATACCCTgaaccccccagggctctgcttgtccccactcaccccagcccctgggctgtgccatgccctggtgcaggcagctggcgttggctgctcctggggtctctgcaacaggggctagggtgagtggggacaagtggaggacctgtggggatggggcacagtgcagcttcttgctgctcaccccagcccttgctgcagtggccccaggaacagccaacaccagctgcctgcagttgctgggctgcgctgtgccccGAACTCCCTGGGGCTctacttgtccccactcaccctagcccctggTGCAGTCACCCTGGGAGTAGCCAACACCACCTGCCTAAAccatggcatggcacagcccaggggcagggcagggggtaaggctcttgctgctacgtgcACCTGGGAGGGCTGTAGGTTGGTGTGCTGcatcaggctcttcccaggggacccatgcccccagatctgtgcatgggacaagagcaggctgccacctTCCCCGAGCACTAGGAAGAGCCAAGTTCCACCACTGGCCCAacccacagcggcagcctgctcttgtcccaagcacagatctgggggtacacacccctccaggaagagcccagagcagctccccagcctgcagccctcccagggtgtgcgtaGTGGTAAATGCCTCACcccgcacccactgacagttccctccactttgccccctgttgcagccctgggagcagccaacgcCACCTACCTGCAGCCGCTGGGAtgtgccatgcccctccccccaccccttccctagccccagccttactcccttccttcctcaccaccatgggaatatatctctatttgttaccttataaactgggtttcctttatgcaaattcgatttatgcGAATTTTTCTGGGAACACATGTActgcataaagcaaggaaaacctgtacTCGGTGCCTAGCTCCTACCTAGGCCCAATCAGGATCAGGTGACCATGACAACAAAAAACTACCAACAATCCAGCTAATTCAGCATCTTCTCTGGCAGTAGCAAGTAGCAGATGCTTTAGACTAGGGGTGTCAATAGGGGTGTCAAACTAATCTAGTGCCCCAGGCCAGATTTAGACCCGCAGGCTCATTGCCAACCGGATCCaacccagggcatggagcagtggcagcaggcaccaAAATAGAAGTGGGGCAAGTGTCCATGGGCGCAGTGTGTACTTGTCATGGCAGAGTCATGCAAGTGGCAGTGAGCCAAGTGGCTACAGGGTGACTGAGGAGTATGTTGCAGAGCCCTCGCTTGCCCCTGTGCCAGCAGTGGCCATGTTTACTGAGACTCTAAGGCCCTGAATTCTGAGGCAGGCCCTGTCCACTGTTAGCCATGTCCCCAAATTCCCTAGCCCACCAGCAACCTCATGGGCCAAATTGAGCGACACTGCAGGCCAGATATTTTAGAAtaaacccctgctttagaagaaAAGTATAAGAAACAAGGTGATCCATCCCTGACATACCTTCCCAATCTCCATGAATGGGTTGAATCCTTAACCATTGATATCTCTATAAATGTATTGattccctttttgaatctggttattCTTTTGCCATCCATGACATCTGGTGGAAATGAGTTCTGTATGTTAATTATAGGTTGTGTAAAAACAGGACTTTCTATTGTTTGTCTGAAACCTGCTGCCTGATGATGCAAGAACTAGAGGACTCCCAACAAAATGATGAGGCATAGTAAATAACAGTTCCCTTTTCACTTTTCCACTCCATTCATGGTTTTATAAGACTGCTACCATATCCTATCTCAGCAGTCTTGTTTCCAAGTTGAAGAAATGTCCAGCTTTTCCAGTCTCTCTCTAGATGGAAGCCACTCCATGCCTCTgatatttttgttgcttttctcttccccttttctaGTTCCAGTATATCCTTTTTGAGACTGAGATGGGGCAGCCAGAACTTTACCCAGTATTCAAATATGGGTGGTCCATGAATTTATATTATTCATAATATACAAATTAATtgtatgtgtgtgcctgtgtgtgtgtgattttgtGTTTCAATTCCTTTCCTAACGATTCATAACATTTTGACCTAACATTTTGGACTTTTTGACTGCCACTACACATTGAATCAGTGCCTAAGTCTCTTGATGGGAATTTACATTCTCAAAACATCCTTACACATATCAACAGGACTGGGGAAAATTGCATGTGTGGCCATTTTCTTTTATAATATCTGTGGTGTTGTCATCACACAATTATTCTACAACAGCCTCAAGGTTAGTGAATTAGCCAAGGAAGTGAGGAACAGGATTTTAGGCCATCTTtaaggggatggactagatgacctatggaggttccttccagtcctgcttctctatgattccctATAATGCTCACCCTGAGTTCACATCCATACCTTCCAAGAAAATGTTTTAACCATCAGGTAATTGACTTTCTATTGAAAGTTTACCACGGTAAAGCAAAGAAGGTGAAGTTAATGGGccagaaagaaaacacaaaaagaagCCTGACTCCATTCTCTAGTGGTCTGAACTCTCTCAGGATTAGGATGGCATTAAACCCAACTATCTTCCTGGACAAGTGCTCTGACCTGAAGGCTACTAGCAAATATGTGGGCACTGCcaccttttaaaagaaaagggtGTCCTCTGATCAGttcttttaggctaagtacagatagtcaaaaagcttgaggctgaattgattcactctttgcaggttagtctaggctgTGTAGAttaattgataagcaagtgaacagacattcacttttgattctggaaatgcagctatgTGCGTACAGTGTCTAAGGCCAGAAGCTGGCAggcactagagcatacctccctgctcagctggaggagacagtttgggccaaagcTAGTTTGCCCACCCtttgagggggggggaggggattgggaagagaggtgcaaagcatcctgggatgctggggaactgtgaataaacttgaatctggagggcatctgggacagaagttcaataaaccaatttagcTTAAATCAGTTAGGTCTTATACCACAgacatccaagtttatcttaaaccagtttcagccattttgaaagcatttcaggtagactgaacttctgggctaagtacaggcagtcaaaaagcctgaggctgaatggattcaatctttgcagattagtctaaactgtgtagattgaaccaataagcaagtgaacagacattcacttttgattccagaaatacagccacatgcctgcagtggctcaggccagaagccaggggacagtagagcatgcctccctgcttgcctggagcagacagcttgggccaagctaGCTTGATCACTCTGCAAaggagggtttgcaggggaggtgcaaagcatcctcggatgctgggggactatgtggtaacttgaatctggaagggatctgggacagaagtccaataaaccaatttaacctaaatcagttaagtctgatactacatccatctgggtttatcttaaaccagttttggccattttgaaagcagtttatgtgcactgaacttctgttgtgttaccaTTTTGAACCAGTTTTTGGTCTCTTATACCagttatgtgtaacatctgtccctagccctgttgtgttacagagctgaaccagtttccaatcacttatactggtttatgtgtaatttatgtccctaACCTTGAAGAATGGATATCAGTATCTACTCTCACAGAGAATCTAAGCCCCAGATTTCATATGAGTGGAGatacctgcctgcagctctgagTCAAATGTCTTGGCTCCGTACGCTCTTCTCTGCATTTCTTATCAGTTAGCTCTGGTCATCTTCATGCTCTGCAACTGAGGTTTTGGGGTCCTACCCTGAAGCACCTTTCTCCACATATAATAATACCAATAACACAGCAATCTAACAGTTAGGTGTTTTAGGACCTAATTTGGACATGCCCAAGTCTTTTACAGGATCAAGCTCTTGATGTAACCAGCCAATAAAGCTTTGTCTATTTTGTTTATAGCCAATGTAAACGGTATAATCTACTCATTGTATTCCAGCTAGGAAGTTGATTAAGATAATTTCTAACTTTCTAGTCCCTAATAACTGAGGCCAGAGCATGTAAAACTTATATTATGGCAACACTATGGAATTTTTCTTAATGAAGCAGAAATagacacaaaggaaaaaagagaataaaGACATAATAAGCTATTAGCTATGCAGACAGTCAGGCCAGCTAAACCATTACAATCCAAAATCTACATAATTCTAGCTCCTCTTCCCTTTAGGGCCTATGTCTTTTGTAGCTGAGACAACAGCTGTATCATACTGTTCAGCCCCAGGAAGGCTGAAACATGCATCCGCGACTGCTAGAACCATTCAGCCTTGGCAAATCAAATTTTCAGGCTCATAGCTGACAACATTAAATATTGCTAAATCTAGTCAGTCTTACAGCCTTGATGAAAATGTGCTGGGAATTGTCCATTTCACCTTGAACTCTAACCTCATCTGAAAAATACTGGTGCTTGCCTCTTCAGATCAACATAACTAGAAGTCTTAGCAGCATTTCATATTTCTGCTGCTTGCAAATTGCCCATTCCATAGAAGGTCAAACTTATagtacaatcttttttttttttcagtttgttggggtattttttttaCACTAGTTGTTGTATTCAGGATGCATACAATGAACTTAGCAAGCAGAATTCACAAATGCCGAAAGGATTTGAGAAGTAACGGTAAAcatttggggaggaaaaaaatcagttgtagGAATGCATTGCAGTTTCATTATTGAAACACCAACACAAAGATTCTCATAATGAATGGATATAATTCCATCAAAATTCCATAAAAAGGAATCCCACTAGTACTACAATTATGGTGAGACCATGcttaaaattataaaaaatactGATAAATGACCTCAAAATGCACTGTTCCTTCTAGACAAAGAGTCTCGTTTAGCTAGCTGTGGGTATTATGCTGCTGTTAAAGGGCAAGGTCTACCTATGATTTAAGGCAGCAATAAGCAAAGGAGTTTGGATCTCAGAAGAACGAAAGACATACTGCAGGGCTGTGGTGCAATATCAGGTGAAGTGTTAAACCATTTCTGTGTTTCTGGCCATAGCTTCTAATGTTGGCACAGTGTATAACGTACAACTGGTCAGTCAGTTTCCCATAATAGCCAAAGTCATAGGGTACCATCATAACAGTTTGTTTATAACCTCTTGCCATCACGGATATTATTTGACCAAAAAAGTATCTCTATTACGGGCTTTCCTTACAATACACCAAGATAATTATACTATGAAAATACTAGTGCTCAAATCTTCAGGTGTGTTCAGATAAGTGCGCGTGTGTGGTTTGCGGTGCCTGAAAGCTGTTTGAGGAGCTacaaactgcatgcagcacacatgcacatgtgcactaaTTAGCAGTGTGCTGCCAAAATTTAACACCAGCAGATCCCAGTGTCAAATAAAAATGCTGctaaaaaaggcattgaggcGCATGTGACAGCAGCGTACGCCTCCAGAAACAGAGCCTAGCTGGCCAGAGCAacagtctggctgccagccaggctccatgtggcctGATCAGCaatgctgctgtcctgggaggcccccagaccccaggtaaggctgctggggccggcccaggtactggccccaaCACCACCCAGGTCAATTTGCCTTGCACCAGACACATGTGTAGGGTGTGCCCTGagccaaaaagcagcagcacaaatatgtgccactgttaTCTGTGCCACAGAAAACATGCACCCTTGCACTTAACACACCCTACAAGTTAAATTCTGACTTCCTGTTTATGTACATATCTTCAATTGCAGATTTATCTTCACATATAGAGTAGCAAAACTGGAAACTGAATGAGGTCACAGACAAAAGACCTTGCCAGATTATCTTCAAAACATTTACAGAGATCTGATGGGTATTTCCACTCTCATCTATTCTAAATTTTGtatatgttattttaaaatagttggaaatcCAAATAGTTGGATAGTCCAAGACAATCTGTAATGCAGAAATGATCTGTTTTTCAAACAGACATTCAACGGCTCAACTAATTTGCATGCAGAGTTGTCATAAATGCATGTGGAGGCTGATTATTTGTGCCCTCAGATAGCCAATTAGATATCCATGTTAGTATCCAGTTTATACACATAAATGTAGTAACTTGCCTGTATTCATGATGGATAAATGAAATTGTTTGCCAGGTGTTTTTGAAGATCAAGCTctaaattataatgatttatgcgGGGATTTCTATGGAACAGGGATGACATGCCTATTTGCTCTCTAAGGAatgctgaagttttttttttttcaagtaagCCTAAAATGAATCTCCTAAATCCATATTCAGCACCTAAAGATGCAAAGCGCTTCTAAAAATCAGGACATGGATTTATGAACCAACCTTAGGTATCCAATTTTTATGATCTTGGCTGGTGATTTCAAGTACAATGGAGGGAGATGTAAAAGACCATAATAGTACttgattctggaaaaaaacaacatgCAGCTCCTACCTTCCATTAAGATGAGCAAAATATCCCTTAAAATGGTGATGGTTGTTGCCAAAACAAAGAAGGAGAAGACAAATGTGCAGATGGGGTCAGCTATTTTGTATTCtggctaaaagaaaaaaagataaacatGGTACTAAATTAAATCCATCATTTTCAGTTGCTGGCTAGCTTGTTTAATTAGCTAATCCCAGAGCGCTATAATCTATACACGACACAGAAACTGTTACAGATATTCTCTGGCAGCTTTTGAAGGCCTCAAATCACTAAggatgaaaaagagagagaaaaacaactgTATCTTCCTTATGGCTTAAATGCTGAGGAAAAACTGTTCTGATCTCAACAGCCATTTTATTCCTTGAAATGAACATAATTGCCATTGACTAATATATGATATATatcactgagagagagaaaaacatttacTTAGTATTTAATGACAAAGTTATGGAAATAGCTTTATTCTTAATTGCTATGAAGGTGAGTAAACTAATAAAACTGACCTTAAAGAATATTAtaagtgcactaattagcacactaaTGCTCTGAAATAAGTCCCCAATGGCATGAACAAAAGCTGCCCTCACACTGGCATTGGCCAAAACTGGCTTCTGTTGTGGAGCTGACATATGTTCATTGGCTTGTGCTCCGTGACTATGTCCATGGCCAGCCTGGTGTAGAGTCAAACTTATTCTGAAAGAGATGCAGTGCTGCAAATGTCAGTGATATCTTTCCATCAGAAAACAACACCCTGACATACTCCTTAGAGCAAAATCTAACTATCCATCTGGGTATCtgtaaaaatacattttccccATGTCAGGAAATCCCCCAAAGATTGAGGATTTTAGAAAACTTACATGATATTAGCTATCACTGCACAGCCTGAAGTAATGAGCATCACTGTGGCTTCAATCTCATAATTTGGGTGAAGGAGCCTGAGGCTAGCCAAATATGTCATCACGCCAGTCACCATCCAAATGATCACCATTGACATCAAAGCTCCCAGAATTTCTAGGGGTTAAACAGGTGAGTTTTAATAGCATTCTAATTAAAGGGCAAGGAATCGTTAATAAATTAATGCTAGTGCTTTCAgatttctggggttttttctcATGTTTTTACAGGTCCTAACATTCTTACCAGATTGGGAGCAAATAAGTCTGGCTTTCTCAAGGCCAACTCTTATTGCAAACCCACTGGCCTAGTTTGGGGTTAGAGTACTGATACTTGTTCACACAAGGTTACATGAAGGGGCTTTAGCCGCAGAGAGAATGGTAGGACAGCCAGGCGTACATTCAGTTCTGCCCGAAGTGGATCCAGGGGAGGTGTGGCAGTGTGGTCACACCCCCGTCAGTGGTGTGGCATATGTGCAGTGAGTTGTCTTATCTCACTGGCATACCAGTGCAGCTCTTGCTGAAGCGCTGTGTGTGCTGCGAGCTCTGAGTTCACAGCGTACACAGATGATTGTTGTACACAACAGCTGATTGTTGTAGGCTCTGGCTCAACTGAGCCACACAACAGACAGGGGCATAGTTGCACTTCCCTCTACTTGATCCTGGATCCAGTCATGGTTCTGCCAGAAGTCTTTCAGCCTCCAGGGCTATGCCACCTTCTCCAGATGAAAGCAGCTGTGTTGTCAGAAGGCATTTACTGCTTGCTGAGCTGCATTCATATCAGCAAATTTTCCAGCAAAGCTACATTATTTCCAGGGTGTAATCTAGCTCTGCTGGCAGAACTTTGTAGTATAAAAGGAGCCCAagtgtctgctgcttcctggtgcAGGAAGTAGAACTACTGATCACCATGTGACTTGCATCTTGTGATTCATACTTATTTGTGCCCAGTTGCCCACCAACGCATCAGTGAAAATTGAAATTTGCTGCCAAATGAAAGACTCAAGAGGTTTGCCAACATCCAGAATGGACAGTGACTATCACACAAGCCTAAAGTGTCAAGATTTTGATTTTTCTGCACTTTTACACAGACAAATACATGTGAAAATAAGTATGTATAATTTCTAAAGTACAGGCTTCTGTAGACATGGAGTCCAGctattctttaattttttttaaatgtacatatgCGTAAAAACTTACATACCCACAAAACATGACTGGCACTTGCACCTTCAGCTTCTCAAGACAGAAGATGAAATTATAGCCCTACTGAATTTGATAGGGGTTGTGTCACTAACTTCAAAATGGGTCAGGGTTTAACCCAGGACTTATGTCTGGTGGAATGGTggtttaatttctctctctctctctctctctccctctgcccctctgccccccacccctccccagcccccaccactttTCTGGCTCCTTTCATCCAgaattgtttgtttttgttgtgctTCAGTGAAAATACATATTTCTCAATAATAAGTGTATTAGCAAAAGCATATTTGCAATCACAGAGCAGTTTATTAGTgctaaaaaacattttaataaaacgTTAAGCAGTCTCCCTTACACAGTTGGTACTACCAGGATACATTAATTCTATTATATAAAATTAGGACCTGCTTACACTATCTATTTGAGTACACACTACTCATTCTTTCAACTATGTCTTTATTGGCAGCTTGACCACTACACAGGCTCCACTCTAGTCTATGTGCTTTGACTATGGCTGTGAGCTGAAAGACAAGGATGGTTTAGATGGCCACACCTAAAACAGCCCTGTTCTACTGGTCTAACTATACCAGCGTAACTAGCCAGTATCAAGTTACCAGATTAAATAGGAAGAGTTTCCCACATAGACACCCTAAGAATTTCTCTAGATCTAACTAGTGTCCATGCAAAGGACTTTTGGAGATGCAATTTTATTGTATAAAAATTTAGGAGGAGTAGCGGATAAAATTAAAGGAGTACGAACTCATGAAACTGATACAATTGGCAAGGACTTAGATTCATagacttgttttttaaaaaacaaactggaTCTTTTTTCTACAAAAATATGGCCTAGTTCAAACAGGAATTGGTTGAGATAAGTTCTATGGCATGTGCTGTACAGCAAGTCAAACCAGAAATTCACTTATGACTTTGTAAACTACATATGGCTTAAAATATCTTTTGAATTTTTTCTCCTGGATCATCTCTGATATATTTGAAACTTCCCTGGTTGACAGTGCTAAAGATTTCCACTCTCTTATAAAAATGTAAGGTTCCAGTCTCAAGGCACCCAGACTAATCTCAACCCATGAGCTTATTCCAAAGCAATAAATGCCACCAACACATTGAAAAGCAACACTGATAAAGGAAACTGGAAGGGTGGCAACATTGAGAAACGGAGACACAAGACAGCAGAGGCACAGGAACTTACCATTTCGCAAGAAAATCTCAATGTGCCTGTATAAATGATGCAGTATAGTATTGAACTGTTCAGTACTTAAATGGGTCCATTGCCCTATctttattatcattattacttTTCTAAAGACTTTTATTTACCAGGAGATTAAGGCTTTAATCCTGCTTCTGCCAAGTGAATGAGAATTCTCCTACTGACTTgaaaagaagcaggaggaagcttTTCCCTATGTTAAAAAGTGAATTGAAAAATACTTCAGCCTAATAAACTGCTCTCCAGTCTTGTATTCGTTCCTTCTTTGAGGTTCGCTGATTTGCTGTTTTCCAATTTATGAGGTATCCTGAGAGCCTTGAGAACATTAGTACATTATCTTCACGTACCAACAGATCTGTGCCTGATCTGAGTATACTTTCCAGTGCCTTGCCATGATGAATTGCCTTTTCTATTTTACATGGTCATAGTACACTACATTCAGTACCTGCTCTGTGCCATCCAAAAGTTAACTGTTTAGTTGGAGGTTTCGATGATAACCACAGTGAGAAGAGGCTGATCAGGAAACTTGTCAAGTCAACCAGGATGTGCGCTGCATCGCTCATCACAGCAAGACTTCCTGCAATCCAGCCACCTGTGTAAACAAACATGATTATAATGATTTTCATCATTATACTCTTGTCATAGCATTGGATAAGTGGATTGACCCAAAGACCTTTGATGTAAATCTAGGGAAAGGCCCTTTCTAGTGATCATAGGTGGCATGATGTAAAACTCTTATAAACTGAGAGAAATTTGTATCATGTTCATGGATTCAAATGCTCCTAGTTCtccaaaataatgttttatttgtGATATCTTCTTTGTCCCAGATGATTGGATGAAAATATCCAATGAATAGTAATTTTAAGCATATAGCAGCTCCTTG harbors:
- the SLC30A8 gene encoding proton-coupled zinc antiporter SLC30A8 — protein: MSNDFIVYRGGWIAGSLAVMSDAAHILVDLTSFLISLFSLWLSSKPPTKQLTFGWHRAEILGALMSMVIIWMVTGVMTYLASLRLLHPNYEIEATVMLITSGCAVIANIIISLTLHQAGHGHSHGAQANEHMSAPQQKPVLANASVRAAFVHAIGDLFQSISVLISALIIFFKPEYKIADPICTFVFSFFVLATTITILRDILLILMEGTTKVFNYDAVKEKILAVDKVQSIHNLHLWSLTMNQAILSAHVATANTVDSQQILKEITQVLLDNYTFHSVTIQIEQQADQKPDCVFCQELRD